The Perca flavescens isolate YP-PL-M2 chromosome 23, PFLA_1.0, whole genome shotgun sequence genome has a window encoding:
- the LOC114550296 gene encoding transmembrane protein 60 produces MSLAQRVLLTWVFTLVFLIILVLKLDGKVQWNWFLIFLPVWVFDGILILMLAIKMAGRCKPGYDPRNGSPDLRLRAWYLTAMLLKLGFCLTLCAKLEKLADVKLTFVCIPLWTMLLGALVELGLNIFPERREA; encoded by the exons ATGTCTCTGGCTCAGAGGGTTTTGTTGACCTGGGTCTTCACCCTGGTCTTCCTCATCATTTTGGTACTGAAACTGGACGGGaag GTGCAGTGGAACTGGTTCCTCATCTTCCTCCCGGTCTGGGTATTTGATGGCATCCTCATCCTCATGCTTGCCATCAAGATGGCGGGCCGTTGCAAGCCCGGGTACGACCCACGCAACGGCTCTCCAGACCTGCGTCTACGTGCTTGGTACCTGACGGCCATGCTCCTCAAGCTGGGCTTCTGCCTGACGCTGTGCGCCAAGCTGGAGAAGCTAGCTGATGTAAAGCTGACGTTTGTGTGTATACCACTGTGGACCATGTTGCTGGGGGCGCTGGTGGAGCTGGGGCTGAATATCTTTCCTGAAAGGAGAGAGGCCTAA